A single region of the Kwoniella botswanensis chromosome 1, complete sequence genome encodes:
- a CDS encoding ubiquitin-conjugating enzyme E2 2, translated as MSTAAKRRLIRDFKRLASDPPIGISGSPNPDNIMIWNAVIFGPPDTPFEDGSFRLTLTFSDSYPNKPPTVRFVSKMFHPNIYANGELCLDILQNRWSPTYDVAAILTSVQSLLNDPNPASPANVDAASLFKENLKEYERRVKQTVEQSWLDNPDEIEVDEPSTSTTAQAVTA; from the exons atg TCCACCGCAGCTAAACGAAGATTGATTCGGGATTTCAAGAGACTAGCTTCGGATCCTCCCATAGGTATCTCAGGTAGTCCCAATCCTGATAATATCATGATCTGGAATGCAGTCATATTTGGACCTC CCGATACACCATTCGAAGACGGCTCTTTCCGACTCACTCTAACATTCTCCGATTCGTACCCTAACAAACCTCCTACCGTCCGATTCGTCTCCAAGATGTTCCATCCGAACATCTACGCCAATGGCGAACTGTGTTTGGATATCTTGCAGAACCGTTGGTCCCCCACTTATGACGTCGCGGCGATTCTGACTAGTGTACAGAGTCTCTTGAATGATCCGAATCCTGCTTC CCCAGCAAACGTAGATGCAGCTTCACTGTTCAAAGAAAACCTAAAAGAATACGAAAGACgagtcaag CAAACCGTCGAACAATCATGGCTTGACAATCCAGATGAAATTGAGGTAGATGAACCTTCGACTAGCACGACTGCTCAGGCCGTTACGGCGTAG